From the Garra rufa chromosome 17, GarRuf1.0, whole genome shotgun sequence genome, one window contains:
- the LOC141289650 gene encoding membrane progestin receptor alpha-like, giving the protein MATIVMERIGRLFINLQQVRQVPQMLTKALPCTADTLRDTEVPCFFRERYIHSGYRPLHRTWRYYFHSLLQRHNETINVWTHLIGALVVLAKIAEFTETVDFVNDPHSWPLLILLLSSASYLTFSTAAHLLAPKSELCHYGFFYLDYVGVALYQFGSAVAHYYYAIEESWHTRVRGCFMPIASFLCCLSCFGCCYGKYRNYSLPSWVRKISQVVPSALAYSWDTSPVFHRFLIWFLSCTRGDFRSSPAVLFHLGQVVFFLSSAFFFTQPVPERWFPGHCDFLGQGHQVFHVLMVLCTVCQIHASYLDYINRRDLYVKLHSDGEALFFVALFILTIITSALIAMYMLTKVKRLVGYREKTR; this is encoded by the coding sequence ATGGCAACAATTGTTATGGAGCGGATCGGCCGACTCTTCATTAATCTCCAGCAGGTGAGACAAGTTCCCCAGATGCTCACCAAAGCCTTGCCATGCACCGCAGACACCCTGCGTGACACGGAGGTGCCCTGTTTTTTCCGTGAGCGCTACATCCACTCTGGGTACCGGCCGCTCCACCGGACCTGGCGATACTACTTCCATTCACTCCTACAGCGGCACAACGAGACCATAAATGTTTGGACGCACTTAATCGGAGCACTGGTTGTTCTCGCAAAAATTGCAGAGTTTACCGAAACGGTCGATTTCGTGAACGACCCTCATTCCTGGCCCCTTCTCATCCTGCTCTTGTCATCAGCGAGCTACTTGACCTTCAGCACCGCAGCACACCTGTTGGCACCGAAATCTGAACTCTGCCATTACGGCTTCTTTTACCTGGATTATGTAGGAGTGGCGCTGTATCAGTTTGGGAGCGCAGTGGCGCACTACTACTACGCCATTGAGGAAAGTTGGCACACACGTGTACGAGGTTGCTTCATGCCTATTGCCAGCTTCTTGTGTTGCTTATCTTGCTTTGGTTGCTGTTACGGGAAGTATCGCAATTACAGCCTTCCTTCCTGGGTTCGTAAAATTAGCCAAGTGGTGCCTTCGGCCCTCGCTTACAGTTGGGACACCAGCCCTGTGTTTCATCGATTCCTCATCTGGTTTCTGTCCTGTACAAGAGGCGATTTCAGAAGCAGTCCTGCTGTGCTCTTTCACCTCGGCCAGGTGGTGTTTTTTCTTTCCAGTGCTTTCTTCTTCACTCAGCCTGTTCCTGAACGCTGGTTTCCAGGTCACTGTGACTTCTTAGGTCAGGGTCATCAAGTATTCCATGTGCTGATGGTTTTGTGCACGGTGTGCCAGATCCACGCTTCATATTTGGACTACATCAACCGAAGAGACTTATATGTAAAACTCCATTCGGATGGCGAGGCGTTGTTCTTTGTTGCACTCTTTATTTTAACAATCATCACCTCTGCTTTGATAGCCATGTATATGCTGACGAAAGTCAAACGATTAGTCGGTTACAGGGAAAAAACTAGGTAA